The proteins below come from a single Streptococcus hyointestinalis genomic window:
- a CDS encoding ASCH domain-containing protein yields MWQDFLATRPDITQDMDAWAFGVEANTLADLVLKGIKTATASAYDLYELDKEPLPQEGTYDVVLDSKDEAVCIIEITKVSLVPFSQVSAQHAYKEGEGDRSLAYWQKVHETIFSKWFDECGLTFSPDSVIVLEEFEVVYPEKEDAK; encoded by the coding sequence ATGTGGCAAGATTTTCTTGCCACTCGTCCTGACATTACTCAAGACATGGATGCTTGGGCTTTTGGTGTGGAGGCGAATACGCTAGCGGACTTGGTCTTAAAAGGTATCAAAACAGCGACCGCTTCCGCCTATGACTTGTATGAACTGGACAAGGAACCTCTACCACAAGAGGGGACTTATGATGTCGTTTTGGATAGCAAGGACGAGGCAGTTTGTATCATTGAAATCACAAAAGTTAGCTTAGTGCCTTTTTCTCAAGTATCAGCGCAGCATGCTTACAAGGAGGGTGAAGGTGATAGAAGCCTTGCTTACTGGCAAAAAGTGCATGAAACAATTTTCAGTAAGTGGTTTGATGAGTGCGGCTTGACCTTTAGTCCAGACAGTGTCATTGTCCTAGAAGAGTTTGAAGTGGTTTATCCAGAGAAAGAGGACGCAAAATGA
- a CDS encoding site-specific DNA-methyltransferase codes for MREAGQATTKTLRPDLDESVDFDQSENVFITGDNLEALKILQESYLGVIDMIYIDPPYNTGKDFVYKDNFHKTVAEQDEAEGNLDEEGNRLYKNEKTNPRYHSDWLNMMYPRLVLARNLLKDSGVIFISIDDNEQANLKAICDEIFGEENFVCNFARTTRKGGGSMSKYVSTDHESLLLYSKNIGKKERFYTPYSPEYLKRYSYEDHIGRYFWDTFSRNRQGSSNIYSIKFPNGEMVEKAWIYKEDKFKELLEKGEIRFLEQSNGNYSLQIKQRISTEGQIMRSELRDFPNSLGTERVNSLLGRDIFSYSKPIELLKYLLFPQGKKSLILDFFAGSATTADAVMQLNAEDGGNRKYILCTLDEKVADKSAAQQAGYATIDQISRERIRRAADKIRKEQPDKAKDLDLGFRAFRVDESNFRDVSKAPSEFVQGNLLESVDNIREDATALDLLFQVMLAWGSRLSLKISEQKLEDNTIYSVDEGSFIACFDDRITEETIRAIAQQKPQRAVFKDTSFTHSADKINLTQIFKEVSPETQVKVV; via the coding sequence ATGCGTGAAGCAGGTCAGGCGACGACCAAGACCCTGCGCCCTGACCTTGATGAGAGTGTAGACTTTGACCAGTCGGAGAATGTCTTTATCACAGGGGATAACCTCGAGGCACTCAAAATCCTGCAAGAGAGCTATCTGGGGGTGATTGACATGATTTATATCGACCCGCCCTACAATACGGGCAAGGACTTTGTCTATAAGGATAATTTCCACAAGACAGTAGCAGAGCAGGACGAAGCGGAGGGCAATCTCGATGAGGAGGGCAACCGTCTCTATAAAAATGAAAAGACCAATCCTCGCTACCACAGCGACTGGCTCAATATGATGTACCCTCGCCTAGTCCTTGCCCGCAACCTCCTCAAAGACAGTGGCGTTATCTTTATCTCCATTGACGACAACGAACAAGCCAACCTCAAAGCTATCTGTGATGAGATATTTGGGGAGGAGAATTTTGTTTGCAATTTCGCTAGAACGACTCGAAAAGGTGGAGGGAGTATGTCTAAATACGTTTCTACAGATCATGAGAGCTTGTTATTGTATTCAAAAAACATTGGTAAAAAAGAAAGATTTTATACGCCGTATAGTCCAGAGTATTTGAAACGTTACAGTTACGAAGACCATATAGGACGATATTTTTGGGATACCTTTTCTAGAAATAGGCAAGGGAGTTCGAATATATATTCAATAAAATTTCCAAATGGAGAAATGGTTGAGAAAGCTTGGATATACAAGGAGGATAAATTTAAAGAATTACTTGAGAAAGGAGAGATACGATTTCTTGAACAAAGCAATGGAAACTATTCACTACAGATTAAACAGCGAATATCTACCGAAGGACAGATAATGAGAAGTGAATTAAGAGATTTTCCGAATAGTTTGGGAACGGAAAGAGTAAATAGTTTATTGGGGCGAGATATATTTAGTTATTCTAAACCAATTGAATTATTAAAATATTTACTATTTCCACAAGGAAAGAAGTCCCTCATCCTCGACTTCTTCGCAGGCTCTGCAACCACAGCTGATGCCGTTATGCAATTAAACGCAGAAGACGGTGGCAATCGCAAGTACATTCTTTGTACGCTGGATGAAAAAGTAGCGGACAAGTCTGCTGCCCAGCAGGCAGGCTATGCGACCATTGACCAGATTTCCCGTGAGCGTATCAGACGGGCAGCGGATAAGATTCGTAAGGAACAGCCTGACAAGGCAAAAGACCTTGACCTTGGTTTCCGTGCCTTTAGGGTAGACGAGTCCAACTTCCGTGATGTGTCGAAAGCTCCGAGTGAGTTCGTGCAGGGCAATCTCTTGGAGAGCGTGGACAATATCCGTGAGGACGCAACAGCCCTTGATTTGCTTTTCCAAGTTATGCTCGCTTGGGGCAGTAGGCTGTCTCTTAAAATTTCTGAGCAAAAGCTGGAGGACAACACCATCTATAGTGTGGATGAGGGCAGTTTCATTGCCTGCTTTGATGACCGTATCACAGAAGAAACTATCCGAGCTATTGCCCAGCAAAAGCCACAGCGTGCGGTCTTCAAAGACACTAGCTTTACACACTCAGCCGATAAAATCAATCTCACCCAAATCTTCAAAGAAGTCAGTCCAGAAACCCAAGTAAAGGTGGTGTAG
- a CDS encoding DEAD/DEAH box helicase family protein yields MKLQFKEQAFQLEAVDSVADLFEGQRELNEIIKIESELFGSYHLNAPIKLGRETLLKRVQKTQIKHKLTPSEALSLERFDDRDSYNFSIEMETGTGKTYTYIRTIMELNKRYGWLKFIIVVPSIAIREGVAKSFETMSEHFRLHYGKSPKSFIYDSSNIVAIKDFATSPDIEVMIINSQAFNARGKDARRIHMAQESMAYQVPMDVIAMTRPIVIIDEPQSVEGKQTKKNLKDFKPLFTLRYSATHKDKHDMLYRLDAMDAYNQQLVKKIAVKSIAQTNLMGTSGYLYLQALIPQAQGAPKARIEFEQKTKSGIKRTTKLVSAPFDLYQASGELTSYQGMVLQDFDARPWSNSIQVGLTKRLGVGEVMGDIAELDLRRLQIRETIKTHLQKEAMLYQRGIKVLSLFFIDQVAHYKAYDDNHQALNGDYATIFEEEYDKQVSRYLREHKQEPNGYYRYLERYQEARLVHAGYFSIDKVKKSDKTIFVDYKKKSEKGKDSSDKDAYDLIMRDKERLLSFDEPVRFIFSHSALKEGWDNPNVFQICTLKTSHAETRKRQEIGRGMRLCVNQNGNRQDASLLGESKVHDINKLTVIANESYDSFARSLQAELREVLKDKAYKLDSKFLSGKTLTNANGEQLIMDEELAEQVLTQLKMQGYLDKEGFLTETYYSEKEAGQLFFDSSLAGFEEAMADLMEKVSQHMPVENANQADFAFKDEVNDAKLEAFKDLWQTINKKSVYRVHLDEDKLIGDAVKAINNHLHIQPLIYSVQETEVTKLEKEGLKSELTSQSEERMTLPHITERYDLLARLSQETDLTRQTLARILTQISPSKFEKFKDNPEDFIRQTASLINEQKAISIVQNIEYKLTGNSYDSERFYQTTERAKFPEYDKNVLKAECSIYNYIKVDSNTEKDFQRDLETSSAVKVYAKLPSWFHINTPFGNYNPDWAIAFHKGSVKHIYFIAETKGSSKETDLRAKEKNKIDCARAHFKKLQAAGYLEATCHYDVVSSFSELMAKASD; encoded by the coding sequence ATGAAACTACAGTTTAAGGAACAAGCCTTTCAGCTAGAGGCAGTAGATAGTGTCGCTGACCTCTTTGAAGGGCAAAGAGAACTGAATGAAATCATAAAAATAGAAAGCGAGTTATTCGGTAGCTATCACCTCAACGCTCCCATCAAACTAGGACGTGAGACGCTCTTAAAACGTGTTCAAAAGACCCAGATAAAGCACAAACTCACCCCCTCAGAAGCGTTGAGCCTTGAACGGTTTGATGACAGAGACAGCTATAACTTCTCCATCGAGATGGAGACAGGGACGGGTAAGACCTACACCTATATCCGTACCATCATGGAGCTCAATAAACGCTACGGTTGGCTCAAGTTCATCATCGTCGTGCCGTCTATCGCCATTCGTGAGGGTGTTGCCAAGTCCTTTGAGACTATGAGCGAGCATTTTCGCCTGCATTATGGCAAAAGCCCTAAGTCTTTTATCTATGACTCCAGCAATATCGTTGCTATTAAGGACTTTGCCACAAGCCCTGATATTGAGGTCATGATTATTAACAGTCAAGCCTTTAATGCACGAGGAAAGGACGCTAGACGTATCCATATGGCACAAGAAAGCATGGCTTATCAAGTGCCGATGGATGTTATTGCCATGACCCGTCCTATTGTTATCATTGATGAGCCACAGTCGGTCGAGGGCAAGCAGACCAAGAAAAATCTCAAGGACTTTAAGCCCCTCTTTACCCTGCGCTATTCTGCCACGCATAAGGACAAGCACGACATGCTCTATAGATTAGACGCTATGGATGCTTACAATCAACAGTTGGTCAAAAAGATAGCGGTCAAAAGCATTGCACAGACCAACCTCATGGGGACAAGTGGTTATCTCTATCTGCAAGCACTCATCCCTCAAGCACAGGGCGCACCCAAAGCGAGAATAGAGTTTGAGCAAAAGACCAAGTCTGGTATCAAGCGTACTACAAAGCTGGTCTCAGCTCCTTTTGACCTTTATCAAGCGTCTGGTGAGCTAACATCCTATCAAGGCATGGTTTTGCAGGACTTTGACGCTAGACCCTGGTCAAACAGCATTCAAGTAGGGCTCACCAAGCGTTTAGGCGTGGGTGAGGTCATGGGAGACATTGCCGAGCTTGATTTGCGTCGCTTACAGATACGTGAGACCATAAAGACTCACCTGCAAAAAGAAGCTATGCTTTATCAGCGAGGTATCAAGGTGCTGTCCCTCTTTTTCATCGACCAAGTGGCACACTACAAAGCCTACGATGACAACCATCAAGCGCTAAACGGTGACTATGCGACTATCTTTGAGGAGGAGTATGACAAGCAGGTCAGCCGTTATCTAAGAGAGCACAAGCAGGAGCCAAACGGATATTATCGCTACTTGGAGCGTTATCAAGAGGCTAGACTTGTCCATGCGGGCTACTTTTCGATTGATAAGGTCAAAAAGTCCGATAAGACTATCTTTGTCGACTACAAGAAAAAGTCTGAAAAAGGCAAGGACTCCTCTGATAAGGACGCCTATGACCTCATCATGCGAGACAAGGAGCGTCTATTGTCCTTTGATGAGCCTGTACGCTTTATCTTTTCCCACTCGGCGCTCAAAGAAGGTTGGGATAATCCTAATGTCTTTCAGATTTGTACGCTCAAAACATCACATGCTGAAACCCGCAAACGTCAGGAAATCGGGCGAGGCATGCGCCTTTGTGTCAATCAAAATGGTAATCGTCAAGACGCTAGTCTCCTTGGTGAGTCTAAAGTACACGACATCAACAAACTCACCGTCATTGCCAATGAAAGCTACGATAGCTTTGCTAGAAGCTTGCAAGCAGAATTGCGTGAAGTCCTAAAAGACAAAGCCTATAAGCTTGACAGCAAATTCCTTTCAGGAAAGACCTTGACCAATGCTAATGGTGAGCAGCTCATCATGGATGAAGAATTGGCAGAACAAGTCCTTACCCAGCTCAAAATGCAGGGCTATCTGGATAAAGAAGGATTTCTGACAGAAACTTACTACAGTGAAAAAGAGGCTGGTCAGTTGTTTTTTGATAGCTCATTAGCAGGCTTTGAAGAGGCTATGGCAGACTTGATGGAGAAAGTTTCTCAACACATGCCTGTTGAAAATGCTAATCAAGCAGACTTTGCCTTTAAAGATGAGGTCAATGACGCTAAGCTCGAAGCCTTTAAAGACCTCTGGCAAACCATCAATAAAAAATCTGTCTACCGTGTCCATCTCGATGAGGACAAGCTAATAGGAGACGCTGTAAAAGCTATTAACAATCATCTCCACATCCAGCCTTTGATCTATAGCGTGCAAGAAACAGAAGTTACTAAGCTTGAAAAAGAGGGGCTCAAATCAGAGCTTACCAGCCAATCGGAAGAACGCATGACGCTCCCCCACATCACAGAGCGCTATGACCTGCTAGCAAGACTGAGCCAAGAAACAGACCTGACTAGGCAGACCCTAGCAAGGATACTGACACAGATAAGCCCAAGTAAGTTTGAGAAGTTTAAAGATAATCCAGAAGACTTTATCCGCCAAACAGCTAGCCTTATCAATGAACAAAAAGCCATCAGCATTGTTCAAAACATTGAGTATAAGCTCACAGGGAATAGCTACGATAGCGAGCGTTTTTATCAGACGACAGAGCGGGCAAAATTCCCAGAGTATGATAAGAATGTTCTTAAAGCGGAGTGCTCGATTTATAACTATATCAAGGTAGACTCAAATACTGAAAAAGACTTTCAAAGAGACTTAGAAACTTCCTCAGCTGTCAAGGTTTATGCCAAGTTACCGAGTTGGTTTCACATCAACACGCCTTTTGGTAATTACAATCCTGACTGGGCAATTGCTTTTCATAAAGGAAGTGTCAAGCATATCTACTTTATCGCTGAGACAAAAGGGTCTAGCAAGGAGACGGACCTTAGAGCCAAGGAAAAAAATAAAATAGACTGTGCTAGAGCGCATTTTAAAAAACTCCAAGCCGCAGGCTATCTAGAAGCTACTTGTCATTATGATGTGGTGAGTAGCTTTAGCGAACTCATGGCAAAAGCGAGCGATTAA
- a CDS encoding Gfo/Idh/MocA family protein, whose product MKLALLGTGKIVEEVLPVLERVTGIELVGILSTPRSLEKAEKLAKRYAMTIATSKYEDLLQSDAIDTIYIGTPNNTHYDYAKKALLAGKNVICEKPFTLKKADLEDLVVTAKKEKVFLLEAITNQYLPNFDVIKEELTHIGEVKIVECNYSQYSSRYDAFKRGEIAPAFDPKMGGGALYDLNIYNIHLVVGLFGKPKSVTYLANKERGVDTSGILVMDFGVFKCVCIAAKDCAAEVRSTIQGNKGSIAILGPTNSLPTVQVTLNGEKAQVIDVNAGKHRMQAEFEVFERILATKDTKAAQEALEHSLDVMDVLERAAQSTDETRSHV is encoded by the coding sequence ATGAAGTTAGCCTTGTTAGGAACGGGAAAAATCGTTGAGGAAGTCTTGCCTGTTTTAGAAAGAGTCACTGGCATTGAGCTGGTGGGGATTTTGTCCACACCACGGAGCTTAGAAAAAGCAGAGAAGCTAGCAAAGCGCTATGCTATGACGATTGCGACGAGTAAGTATGAGGACTTGTTACAGAGCGACGCTATTGATACAATTTACATCGGGACACCCAATAACACCCACTACGACTATGCCAAGAAAGCTCTGCTTGCAGGTAAGAACGTCATCTGTGAGAAACCTTTTACGCTTAAAAAAGCAGACTTAGAAGATTTGGTTGTTACCGCAAAAAAAGAAAAGGTCTTTTTGCTAGAAGCCATCACCAACCAATACCTGCCAAACTTTGATGTCATCAAAGAAGAGTTGACACATATAGGTGAGGTCAAGATTGTGGAGTGCAACTACTCACAATACTCTTCACGCTATGACGCCTTTAAGCGTGGTGAGATTGCGCCAGCCTTCGACCCAAAGATGGGCGGAGGGGCGCTCTATGACCTCAATATCTACAATATCCACCTTGTGGTGGGTCTCTTTGGCAAGCCCAAGTCGGTGACTTATCTGGCAAATAAAGAGCGTGGCGTGGACACCTCGGGGATTTTGGTAATGGACTTTGGAGTCTTTAAGTGCGTTTGTATCGCCGCCAAAGACTGTGCTGCTGAGGTGCGCTCGACCATTCAGGGTAATAAAGGCTCTATCGCTATATTAGGTCCGACAAATAGCCTGCCAACTGTCCAAGTGACCTTGAATGGCGAAAAGGCTCAAGTCATTGATGTCAATGCTGGCAAACACCGCATGCAAGCTGAGTTTGAAGTGTTTGAGCGTATCCTAGCTACTAAAGATACCAAGGCAGCCCAAGAAGCGCTAGAGCATAGCCTAGATGTGATGGACGTATTAGAGCGTGCGGCTCAATCCACAGACGAGACTAGGTCTCATGTGTGA
- a CDS encoding DUF2829 domain-containing protein, translated as MTFEEILPGLKAKKKYVRTGWGGAENYVQLFDTLEVNGEMLEVTPYFLINVSGEGEGFSMWSPTPCDVLATDWVAVDD; from the coding sequence ATGACATTCGAAGAAATCCTACCGGGCTTAAAAGCCAAGAAAAAATATGTGCGCACGGGTTGGGGTGGCGCTGAAAATTATGTACAGCTCTTTGATACCCTAGAGGTTAATGGCGAGATGTTAGAGGTGACGCCTTACTTTCTCATCAATGTCTCTGGTGAGGGGGAGGGCTTTTCCATGTGGAGTCCAACGCCTTGTGACGTTTTAGCGACAGACTGGGTGGCTGTCGATGACTAA
- a CDS encoding GlsB/YeaQ/YmgE family stress response membrane protein, which yields MIWSLIVGAFIGWLASLVTGKDRSMGCIWNTVAGLLGAFVGQRLFGAWGAHLAGMAVFPSILGAIIVIAVASLFFGDN from the coding sequence ATGATTTGGTCACTAATAGTCGGTGCATTTATCGGATGGTTAGCGAGTCTCGTGACAGGTAAAGACCGCTCAATGGGCTGTATCTGGAATACCGTGGCAGGATTACTCGGTGCCTTTGTCGGACAACGTCTGTTTGGGGCCTGGGGAGCGCACCTAGCTGGTATGGCTGTCTTTCCCTCCATCCTAGGCGCTATTATCGTCATCGCTGTTGCCTCCCTCTTTTTCGGGGATAATTGA
- the glmU gene encoding bifunctional UDP-N-acetylglucosamine diphosphorylase/glucosamine-1-phosphate N-acetyltransferase GlmU, with the protein MSNYAIILAAGKGTRMKSDLPKVMHKVAGITMLEHVFRSVQAISPKKTVTVIGHKAELVRQVLGDATSFVLQEEQLGTGHAVMMAEKDLANLDGQTLVIAGDTPLITGESLKSLIDYHVNHKNIATILTADAKNPFGYGRIIRNSDEEVTKIVEEKDATDFEKQVTEINTGTYVFDNKRLFEALKNINTNNAQGEYYLTDVIGIFKAAGEKVGAYKLRDFNESLGVNDRAALSVAEEVMRERINRKHMLNGVTFTNPKATYIDIDVEIGADALIEANVTLKGHTKIGEEVTLTNGTAIIDSTVGAKSVITSSTIEHSTLADSVTVGPYAHIRPDSTLEADVHIGNFVEVKGSYIGADTKAGHLTYIGNAQVGSKVNFGAGTITVNYDGKSKYKTVIGDNVFVGSNSTLIAPVKIGDNALTAAGSSIVEDVPADSIAIGRARQVNKEGYAKNKPHHPSQK; encoded by the coding sequence ATGTCGAATTATGCAATTATTTTAGCTGCGGGTAAGGGTACTCGTATGAAGTCAGATTTACCTAAGGTCATGCACAAGGTTGCTGGTATCACCATGCTTGAGCATGTTTTTCGCAGTGTTCAGGCGATTAGCCCTAAAAAGACTGTGACCGTTATCGGACACAAGGCAGAGCTTGTGCGTCAGGTGTTAGGCGATGCGACGAGCTTTGTCCTTCAAGAGGAGCAACTGGGAACTGGGCATGCGGTCATGATGGCAGAAAAAGATTTAGCTAATCTTGACGGACAGACCTTGGTTATCGCTGGGGACACACCTTTGATTACTGGTGAGAGCTTGAAGAGCTTGATTGATTACCATGTCAATCACAAAAATATCGCAACGATTCTCACTGCGGACGCTAAAAATCCTTTTGGCTACGGGCGTATCATCCGCAACTCAGACGAGGAAGTGACCAAGATTGTCGAAGAAAAAGACGCCACAGACTTTGAAAAGCAAGTCACTGAAATCAACACAGGCACTTACGTCTTTGACAATAAACGCCTCTTTGAAGCGCTCAAAAATATCAATACCAACAATGCCCAAGGTGAGTATTATTTGACAGATGTTATTGGTATCTTTAAAGCAGCTGGTGAAAAGGTGGGAGCTTATAAACTGCGTGATTTCAACGAAAGTCTGGGTGTCAATGACCGTGCTGCTCTGTCTGTTGCTGAAGAGGTCATGAGAGAGCGTATCAACCGCAAACACATGCTAAATGGTGTCACTTTTACCAATCCTAAAGCGACTTACATTGACATTGACGTGGAGATTGGCGCAGACGCCCTCATCGAAGCTAATGTCACCCTCAAAGGGCACACTAAGATTGGTGAGGAGGTCACACTCACCAACGGCACTGCTATTATCGACTCGACTGTTGGAGCAAAAAGTGTCATTACCAGCTCAACCATTGAGCACTCTACGCTAGCTGATAGCGTAACGGTGGGTCCTTACGCTCATATCAGACCAGACTCTACTCTTGAGGCAGACGTCCACATCGGAAACTTTGTCGAGGTCAAGGGCTCTTATATCGGTGCGGACACCAAAGCAGGGCACCTCACTTATATCGGCAACGCTCAAGTAGGCAGCAAGGTCAACTTTGGTGCAGGCACTATCACGGTTAATTACGACGGTAAGTCTAAGTACAAGACCGTTATCGGAGATAATGTCTTTGTCGGCAGCAACTCAACCTTGATTGCTCCTGTGAAGATTGGGGATAATGCGCTGACAGCTGCGGGCTCTAGTATCGTTGAGGATGTGCCAGCAGATAGTATCGCTATTGGTCGAGCTCGTCAGGTCAACAAAGAAGGATACGCTAAAAATAAACCCCACCATCCATCTCAAAAGTGA
- a CDS encoding DUF6261 family protein → MVTLNTYNIKPLTATALDNASFYQLIADTLDSLERFISEESAEVIYQTKADELKKLLAGYDGTKKTQTKSQTAGTLEQADEERDDALTTLTNFVKAYAKVKDAESQAAYSTLATILKDHKVTTTSSYEKESAAIASLLKAFSSEKAQEALETLNLTPHVTTLQSAQKAFDKAYKARIAEQKAKPVSQTRELRRQLLELYNFIIDFTAINAYAYPEKAELVDLHKELNTIRSRYKKRKSTKTNEVAHETTV, encoded by the coding sequence ATGGTAACCCTAAACACATACAATATCAAACCCCTAACGGCAACGGCGCTAGACAATGCTAGCTTTTACCAGCTGATAGCTGACACTCTTGATAGTCTCGAGCGCTTTATCAGTGAGGAGAGCGCAGAGGTCATCTATCAGACCAAGGCAGATGAGCTCAAAAAATTGCTAGCAGGCTATGACGGCACTAAAAAAACGCAGACCAAAAGCCAAACCGCAGGCACGCTAGAGCAGGCGGATGAGGAGCGTGATGATGCGCTGACGACACTCACAAACTTTGTCAAAGCTTATGCCAAGGTCAAGGATGCAGAGAGCCAAGCTGCCTATAGCACCTTAGCTACTATCCTCAAAGACCACAAGGTCACAACCACCAGTAGCTATGAAAAAGAAAGCGCAGCGATTGCTAGCCTCCTAAAAGCATTTAGTAGCGAAAAAGCACAAGAAGCCCTTGAGACCCTTAATCTAACCCCACATGTCACCACACTTCAAAGCGCTCAAAAAGCTTTTGATAAAGCCTACAAGGCAAGAATCGCTGAGCAAAAGGCAAAACCAGTTAGCCAGACCAGAGAACTTCGCCGTCAACTGCTTGAGCTCTACAACTTTATCATCGACTTTACCGCTATCAACGCTTACGCCTATCCTGAAAAAGCGGAGCTTGTCGACCTCCACAAGGAGCTCAACACTATTCGCTCACGCTACAAAAAACGCAAAAGCACCAAGACAAACGAGGTAGCCCATGAAACTACAGTTTAA
- a CDS encoding NUDIX hydrolase yields MDFEEKTLKRTEIFDGQIFKVCLDEVKLPNNLGTSKRELVFHKGAVAVLAVTDEGKIILVKQYRKAIESVSYEIPAGKLEEGEAGFEQEAASRELEEETGYQGQLTPLYTFYTAIGFSNEKITLYLADKLQKVDNPRPQDEDEVIELFGLSYEECMKLVESGQICDAKTLIALQYYALNYGGDA; encoded by the coding sequence ATGGACTTTGAAGAAAAAACACTGAAGCGTACAGAGATTTTTGACGGTCAGATTTTTAAGGTTTGCTTAGATGAGGTCAAGCTGCCAAACAACCTTGGCACCTCAAAGCGTGAGCTGGTCTTTCATAAAGGCGCTGTCGCTGTTCTAGCTGTGACAGATGAGGGTAAGATTATCCTTGTCAAACAATACCGCAAGGCTATTGAGAGCGTGTCCTACGAGATTCCAGCTGGAAAGCTCGAAGAGGGCGAAGCAGGTTTTGAGCAAGAAGCGGCGAGCCGTGAACTCGAGGAGGAGACAGGCTACCAAGGTCAGCTCACACCCCTTTATACCTTTTACACAGCTATTGGTTTTTCCAATGAAAAAATCACGCTCTATCTAGCGGACAAGCTCCAAAAAGTGGACAATCCTCGCCCACAAGATGAAGATGAGGTTATTGAGCTGTTTGGACTCAGCTATGAGGAGTGTATGAAGCTGGTCGAATCTGGGCAGATCTGTGATGCCAAGACACTTATCGCTCTACAATATTATGCGCTGAATTACGGAGGTGATGCCTAG
- a CDS encoding LysM peptidoglycan-binding domain-containing protein, producing the protein MKLQLLTVAGVLGLATAGVAASADSYTVQSGDTLSAIAANHNTTVDKLVSLNNIANSHLIYAGQVLELDEASAAATTATATEATAATTADTSSYQSSVVLSNGNTAGSVGAYAAAQVAAATGTSASTWEYIIAKESNGNVNAYNPSGASGLFQTMPIWGDTSTVDAQIQAAIRAYQSSGFGAWGL; encoded by the coding sequence ATGAAATTACAATTATTGACAGTTGCAGGTGTGCTTGGTTTAGCTACAGCGGGTGTTGCAGCAAGCGCAGACAGCTACACTGTTCAATCTGGAGATACATTGTCAGCTATCGCAGCAAACCACAACACAACTGTGGATAAATTGGTAAGCCTAAACAACATTGCAAACAGCCACCTTATCTACGCTGGTCAAGTGTTAGAGCTTGACGAAGCAAGTGCTGCTGCAACTACAGCAACTGCAACAGAAGCGACAGCAGCAACTACTGCTGATACATCAAGCTACCAATCAAGCGTTGTATTGTCAAACGGCAACACAGCTGGTAGCGTCGGTGCTTACGCAGCTGCTCAAGTAGCTGCAGCAACTGGTACAAGTGCAAGCACATGGGAATACATCATCGCGAAAGAGTCAAACGGTAACGTGAACGCCTACAACCCATCAGGTGCGTCTGGTCTTTTCCAAACAATGCCAATCTGGGGTGACACATCAACTGTTGACGCACAAATCCAAGCCGCTATCCGTGCTTACCAATCATCAGGTTTTGGTGCGTGGGGCTTGTAA
- a CDS encoding 3-oxoacyl-ACP reductase translates to MTKRVLVTGAASGIGQAQMRAFCRAGYEVFAVDKDVICEQQDNLRTLQLDVTSDLETLFREVSDVDIICNTAGILDGYKPLLEQTTEEMEQLFAINLYAPAQIMRHYLPNMLLRQDGIIINMCSIASFLAGGGGASYTASKHALAGLTKQVALDYADKGIQVFGIAPGAVKTGMTASDFEPGGLADWVAQETPIKRWSLPEEIAELTLFLASGKASSMQGEIVKIDGGWSLK, encoded by the coding sequence ATGACTAAGCGTGTGCTGGTGACAGGTGCGGCTAGCGGTATCGGACAGGCGCAAATGCGTGCCTTTTGTCGTGCTGGCTATGAGGTTTTTGCGGTGGACAAGGATGTTATTTGCGAGCAGCAGGACAATCTCAGGACTTTGCAGCTGGATGTGACATCTGACTTAGAGACTTTATTTAGAGAGGTTTCGGATGTGGACATCATCTGCAACACCGCAGGTATCCTAGATGGCTACAAACCACTCCTTGAGCAGACCACGGAGGAGATGGAGCAGCTCTTTGCTATCAATCTCTATGCGCCTGCTCAGATTATGCGCCATTATCTGCCAAATATGCTTTTGCGCCAAGACGGCATTATCATCAATATGTGTTCTATTGCTTCTTTCTTAGCGGGTGGTGGTGGCGCAAGCTACACTGCTAGTAAGCATGCCCTTGCTGGGCTGACCAAGCAGGTGGCGCTTGATTATGCAGACAAGGGCATTCAGGTTTTTGGGATTGCGCCTGGAGCGGTCAAGACCGGCATGACAGCTAGCGACTTTGAGCCTGGCGGTCTAGCCGATTGGGTGGCGCAAGAAACGCCGATTAAGCGCTGGAGTTTGCCAGAGGAAATCGCAGAGCTGACTCTCTTTTTAGCGTCTGGCAAGGCAAGCTCCATGCAGGGCGAAATTGTCAAAATAGACGGAGGTTGGAGTCTGAAATAA